AGCTTATCCAGCTTTCAGATACACACACCCGCGTTCATTAACAACAATACAATCGAACTCATTATCGAAACAACGCTGCCGGATGAGCAAAGAGCAAAAAAATCGCTACCGATGGAAGTTATACCTGAGCCTCAATGGAACCGTAAGCTTCCCCAAAAAGTAGACAAGTCAAAAGTAGAGAATTCTGGCAAACTAGGCCCAGGAGGCTCTAATGAAGAAGTCAAAATTTACAGAAACACAAATTGTATCGATATTAAAGGAAGCGGAGGCCGGAATCGGTGTACAGGAGATCTGCCGTAAACACGGGATCAGTTCGCCAACGTATTACAAGTGGAAGTCCAAATACGGAGGACTGGAAGCGTCTGAGTTAAAGCGAATAAAAGACCTGGAGTCTGAAAATGCCAAGCTCAAACGTATGTATGCGGATATGGCATTGGAAAACACTGCGC
The Gammaproteobacteria bacterium DNA segment above includes these coding regions:
- a CDS encoding transposase; translation: MKKSKFTETQIVSILKEAEAGIGVQEICRKHGISSPTYYKWKSKYGGLEASELKRIKDLESENAKLKRMYADMALENTA